The Solea senegalensis isolate Sse05_10M linkage group LG4, IFAPA_SoseM_1, whole genome shotgun sequence genome includes a region encoding these proteins:
- the LOC122767637 gene encoding semaphorin-3F-like isoform X2: MQLDCLWTVHALLALSSFALGNPLINDPLAAPRVFISFKELRSTGTAHHFAYLLNTSDYRILRMDEDHDRMYVGSKDHILSLDLHDINKEPHIIHWPVSERRRMECLVSGKDANEECANFIRLIEPWNRTQLYVCGTGAYNPVCTFVNRGRKPQTSMYLQMAQARGRASRAAESSAVHETLGVKEEIFHLEPGKVESGKGKCSYDPKLNSVSALINGELYAGVYVDFMGTDSAIFRTLGTKTAMRTDQYNSRWLNDPTFIHVHLIPDSAERNDDKLYFFFREKSSEMGQSPVTQARIGRICLNDDGGHCCLVNKWSTFLKARLICSVPGADGMETHFDELRDVYIQPTQDTKNPVIYGVFSVSGSVFKGSAVCVYSMADIRMVFNGPFAHKEGPNYQWVAYTGKIPYPRPGTCPGGTFTPNMKSTKDYPDEVINFMRNHPAMYNAVYPVHKRPLVVRTNVDYEFTAITVDQVTAADGNYEVLFLGTDKGTVQKVIVLPRDDLQTEELVLEEVEVFKVPTPVTTMKISSKRQQLYVSSAVGLTQLALHRCDVYGEACADCCLARDPYCAWDGKSCSRYSASQKRRSRRQDVKYGNPIRQCRGFNSNTNKNTLEMVQYGVEGSSTFLECQARSPHAVIKWHLQRDNSDRRKEMRSDGRVLKTEQGLLLRSLQPSDSGMYQCSATEKNFKHTLVKLQLVVLSSRAVNSVLVEGGGGLVSSSLHSSSTQWTPSGGQYKDLLTILSQPEMNLINQYCQDYWQFGDPLLGALKAKDLKELKEHKKPRNRRHHGDGEENEEQEEEET; encoded by the exons AGCTGAGATCTACTGGTACTGCTCATCACTTCGCCTACCTCCTCAACACGTCAGACTACCGCATTCTGCGCATGGACGAAGACCATGACCGTATGTACGTGGGCAGCAAGGACCACATCCTGTCCCTGGATCTTCATGACATCAACAAGGAGCCACATATC ATCCACTGGCCAGTGTCTGAACGAAGAAGGATGGAGTGTCTTGTGAGTGGGAAGGATGCCAAT GAGGAGTGTGCAAACTTCATCCGTCTGATTGAGCCATGGAATCGGACTCAGCTGTATGTCTGTGGGACAGGAGCTTACAATCCAGTCTGTACCTTTGTCAACCGTGGACGCAAACCTCAG ACATCCATGTATCTGCAGATGGCCCAGGCCAGAGGAAGGGCTAGCCGCGCAGCTGAATCCAGCGCGGTGCACGAGACACTTGGAGTAAAG GAAGAAATATTTCATTTGGAGCCGGGGAAAGTGGAATCTGGGAAGGGAAAGTGCTCTTATGACCCGAAGCTCAACAGCGTGTCTGCTTTGATCA atGGTGAACTGTACGCCGGAGTTTACGTTGACTTTATGGGAACAGACTCTGCCATTTTCCGTACTTTGGGGACAAAGACAGCCATGCGGACAGATCAGTATAACTCCAGATGGCTGAACG ACCCCACTTTCATCCACGTCCACCTCATCCCCGACAGCGCAGAGAGAAATGACGACAAGCTGTATTTCTTCTTCCGGGAGAAGTCCTCAGAGATGGGCCAGAGCCCTGTGACCCAGGCCCGAATAGGTCGCATCTGCCTG AATGATGACGGGGGCCACTGCTGTCTGGTCAACAAGTGGAGTACCTTCCTGAAAGCCAGGCTCATCTGCTCGGTGCCCGGGGCCGACGGCATGGAGACGCACTTCGATGAGCTCC GAGATGTTTACATACAGCCAACACAGGACACGAAAAATCCCGTGATATATGGAgtcttctctgtctctgg CTCCGTCTTCAAAGGCTCAGCAGTCTGTGTCTATTCCATGGCCGACATCCGCATGGTCTTCAATGGGCCCTTTGCCCACAAAGAGGGTCCCAATTACCAGTGGGTGGCCTACACTGGGAAGATCCCCTACCCTCGCCCTGGCACG tgTCCTGGAGGTACCTTCACTCCCAACATGAAGTCCACTAAGGACTATCCAGATGAAGTGATTAACTTTATGAGGAATCACCCAGCCATGTACAATGCAGTGTACCCAGTGCACAAGCGCCCCCTAGTGGTTAGGACCAACGTAGACTATGAATTCACCGCTATCACTGTGGACCAGGTGACTGCTGCAGACGGCAACTATGAAGTGCTTTTCTTAGGAACcg ACAAGGGGACAGTTCAGAAAGTCATTGTGCTGCCCAGAGATGATCTGCAGACCGAGGAGCTGGTCCTGGAGGAAGTGGAGGTTTTCAAG GTCCCTACTCCTGTAACAACAATGAAGATCTCATCCAAAAGG CAACAGCTGTATGTGTCATCTGCGGTAGGGCTAACACAGCTGGCTCTGCACCGCTGTGATGTGTACGGCGAGGCCTGCGCTGACTGCTGTCTCGCCAGAGACCCTTATTGTGCGTGGGACGGCAAGTCGTGCTCCCGTTACTCTGCCTCGCAGAAGAG ACGAAGCAGGAGGCAGGACGTCAAGTACGGGAATCCCATCCGCCAGTGCCGTGGCTTCAACTCCAACA CCAATAAGAACACTCTGGAGATGGTGCAGTATGGGGTGGAGGGAAGCAGTACCTTCCTGGAGTGTCAGGCCCGTTCTCCACATGCTGTAATCAAATGGCATCTGCAGAGAGATAATAGTGACCGCAGGAAAGAG ATGCGTTCTGATGGTCGGGTTTTGAAGACAGAGCAAGGTCTCCTCCTGCGATCGCTGCAGCCATCCGACTCCGGCATGTACCAGTGCTCGGCGACGGAGAAGAACTTCAAACACACGCTGGTGAAACTGCAGTTGGTGGTGTTGTCAAGCCGGGCTGTCAACAGCGTGCTGGTGGAGGGTGGGGGAGGGCTGGTGTCATCTTCTCTCCACTCCAGCAGCACCCAGTGGACCCCCAGTGGAGGCCAGTACAAAGACCTGCTGACCATCCTGAGCCAGCCAGAGATGAACCTGATCAATCAGTACTGCCAGGACTACTGGCAGTTTGGAGACCCGCTGCTGGGCGCCCTCAAGGCCAAAGACctgaaggagctgaaggagCACAAGAAGCCCCGCAACCGCCGGCATCACGGGGATGGGGAGGAGAacgaggagcaggaggaggaagagacatgA
- the LOC122767637 gene encoding semaphorin-3F-like isoform X4, which translates to MQLDCLWTVHALLALSSFALGNPLINDPLAAPRVFISFKELRSTGTAHHFAYLLNTSDYRILRMDEDHDRMYVGSKDHILSLDLHDINKEPHIIHWPVSERRRMECLVSGKDANEECANFIRLIEPWNRTQLYVCGTGAYNPVCTFVNRGRKPQEEIFHLEPGKVESGKGKCSYDPKLNSVSALINGELYAGVYVDFMGTDSAIFRTLGTKTAMRTDQYNSRWLNDPTFIHVHLIPDSAERNDDKLYFFFREKSSEMGQSPVTQARIGRICLNDDGGHCCLVNKWSTFLKARLICSVPGADGMETHFDELRDVYIQPTQDTKNPVIYGVFSVSGSVFKGSAVCVYSMADIRMVFNGPFAHKEGPNYQWVAYTGKIPYPRPGTCPGGTFTPNMKSTKDYPDEVINFMRNHPAMYNAVYPVHKRPLVVRTNVDYEFTAITVDQVTAADGNYEVLFLGTDKGTVQKVIVLPRDDLQTEELVLEEVEVFKVPTPVTTMKISSKRQQLYVSSAVGLTQLALHRCDVYGEACADCCLARDPYCAWDGKSCSRYSASQKRRSRRQDVKYGNPIRQCRGFNSNTNKNTLEMVQYGVEGSSTFLECQARSPHAVIKWHLQRDNSDRRKEMRSDGRVLKTEQGLLLRSLQPSDSGMYQCSATEKNFKHTLVKLQLVVLSSRAVNSVLVEGGGGLVSSSLHSSSTQWTPSGGQYKDLLTILSQPEMNLINQYCQDYWQFGDPLLGALKAKDLKELKEHKKPRNRRHHGDGEENEEQEEEET; encoded by the exons AGCTGAGATCTACTGGTACTGCTCATCACTTCGCCTACCTCCTCAACACGTCAGACTACCGCATTCTGCGCATGGACGAAGACCATGACCGTATGTACGTGGGCAGCAAGGACCACATCCTGTCCCTGGATCTTCATGACATCAACAAGGAGCCACATATC ATCCACTGGCCAGTGTCTGAACGAAGAAGGATGGAGTGTCTTGTGAGTGGGAAGGATGCCAAT GAGGAGTGTGCAAACTTCATCCGTCTGATTGAGCCATGGAATCGGACTCAGCTGTATGTCTGTGGGACAGGAGCTTACAATCCAGTCTGTACCTTTGTCAACCGTGGACGCAAACCTCAG GAAGAAATATTTCATTTGGAGCCGGGGAAAGTGGAATCTGGGAAGGGAAAGTGCTCTTATGACCCGAAGCTCAACAGCGTGTCTGCTTTGATCA atGGTGAACTGTACGCCGGAGTTTACGTTGACTTTATGGGAACAGACTCTGCCATTTTCCGTACTTTGGGGACAAAGACAGCCATGCGGACAGATCAGTATAACTCCAGATGGCTGAACG ACCCCACTTTCATCCACGTCCACCTCATCCCCGACAGCGCAGAGAGAAATGACGACAAGCTGTATTTCTTCTTCCGGGAGAAGTCCTCAGAGATGGGCCAGAGCCCTGTGACCCAGGCCCGAATAGGTCGCATCTGCCTG AATGATGACGGGGGCCACTGCTGTCTGGTCAACAAGTGGAGTACCTTCCTGAAAGCCAGGCTCATCTGCTCGGTGCCCGGGGCCGACGGCATGGAGACGCACTTCGATGAGCTCC GAGATGTTTACATACAGCCAACACAGGACACGAAAAATCCCGTGATATATGGAgtcttctctgtctctgg CTCCGTCTTCAAAGGCTCAGCAGTCTGTGTCTATTCCATGGCCGACATCCGCATGGTCTTCAATGGGCCCTTTGCCCACAAAGAGGGTCCCAATTACCAGTGGGTGGCCTACACTGGGAAGATCCCCTACCCTCGCCCTGGCACG tgTCCTGGAGGTACCTTCACTCCCAACATGAAGTCCACTAAGGACTATCCAGATGAAGTGATTAACTTTATGAGGAATCACCCAGCCATGTACAATGCAGTGTACCCAGTGCACAAGCGCCCCCTAGTGGTTAGGACCAACGTAGACTATGAATTCACCGCTATCACTGTGGACCAGGTGACTGCTGCAGACGGCAACTATGAAGTGCTTTTCTTAGGAACcg ACAAGGGGACAGTTCAGAAAGTCATTGTGCTGCCCAGAGATGATCTGCAGACCGAGGAGCTGGTCCTGGAGGAAGTGGAGGTTTTCAAG GTCCCTACTCCTGTAACAACAATGAAGATCTCATCCAAAAGG CAACAGCTGTATGTGTCATCTGCGGTAGGGCTAACACAGCTGGCTCTGCACCGCTGTGATGTGTACGGCGAGGCCTGCGCTGACTGCTGTCTCGCCAGAGACCCTTATTGTGCGTGGGACGGCAAGTCGTGCTCCCGTTACTCTGCCTCGCAGAAGAG ACGAAGCAGGAGGCAGGACGTCAAGTACGGGAATCCCATCCGCCAGTGCCGTGGCTTCAACTCCAACA CCAATAAGAACACTCTGGAGATGGTGCAGTATGGGGTGGAGGGAAGCAGTACCTTCCTGGAGTGTCAGGCCCGTTCTCCACATGCTGTAATCAAATGGCATCTGCAGAGAGATAATAGTGACCGCAGGAAAGAG ATGCGTTCTGATGGTCGGGTTTTGAAGACAGAGCAAGGTCTCCTCCTGCGATCGCTGCAGCCATCCGACTCCGGCATGTACCAGTGCTCGGCGACGGAGAAGAACTTCAAACACACGCTGGTGAAACTGCAGTTGGTGGTGTTGTCAAGCCGGGCTGTCAACAGCGTGCTGGTGGAGGGTGGGGGAGGGCTGGTGTCATCTTCTCTCCACTCCAGCAGCACCCAGTGGACCCCCAGTGGAGGCCAGTACAAAGACCTGCTGACCATCCTGAGCCAGCCAGAGATGAACCTGATCAATCAGTACTGCCAGGACTACTGGCAGTTTGGAGACCCGCTGCTGGGCGCCCTCAAGGCCAAAGACctgaaggagctgaaggagCACAAGAAGCCCCGCAACCGCCGGCATCACGGGGATGGGGAGGAGAacgaggagcaggaggaggaagagacatgA
- the LOC122767637 gene encoding semaphorin-3F-like isoform X1 yields the protein MQLDCLWTVHALLALSSFALGNPLINDPLAAPRVFISFKELRSTGTAHHFAYLLNTSDYRILRMDEDHDRMYVGSKDHILSLDLHDINKEPHIIHWPVSERRRMECLVSGKDANEECANFIRLIEPWNRTQLYVCGTGAYNPVCTFVNRGRKPQTSMYLQMAQARGRASRAAESSAVHETLGVKEEIFHLEPGKVESGKGKCSYDPKLNSVSALINGELYAGVYVDFMGTDSAIFRTLGTKTAMRTDQYNSRWLNDPTFIHVHLIPDSAERNDDKLYFFFREKSSEMGQSPVTQARIGRICLNDDGGHCCLVNKWSTFLKARLICSVPGADGMETHFDELRDVYIQPTQDTKNPVIYGVFSVSGSVFKGSAVCVYSMADIRMVFNGPFAHKEGPNYQWVAYTGKIPYPRPGTCPGGTFTPNMKSTKDYPDEVINFMRNHPAMYNAVYPVHKRPLVVRTNVDYEFTAITVDQVTAADGNYEVLFLGTDKGTVQKVIVLPRDDLQTEELVLEEVEVFKVPTPVTTMKISSKRQQLYVSSAVGLTQLALHRCDVYGEACADCCLARDPYCAWDGKSCSRYSASQKRSDPFRRSRRQDVKYGNPIRQCRGFNSNTNKNTLEMVQYGVEGSSTFLECQARSPHAVIKWHLQRDNSDRRKEMRSDGRVLKTEQGLLLRSLQPSDSGMYQCSATEKNFKHTLVKLQLVVLSSRAVNSVLVEGGGGLVSSSLHSSSTQWTPSGGQYKDLLTILSQPEMNLINQYCQDYWQFGDPLLGALKAKDLKELKEHKKPRNRRHHGDGEENEEQEEEET from the exons AGCTGAGATCTACTGGTACTGCTCATCACTTCGCCTACCTCCTCAACACGTCAGACTACCGCATTCTGCGCATGGACGAAGACCATGACCGTATGTACGTGGGCAGCAAGGACCACATCCTGTCCCTGGATCTTCATGACATCAACAAGGAGCCACATATC ATCCACTGGCCAGTGTCTGAACGAAGAAGGATGGAGTGTCTTGTGAGTGGGAAGGATGCCAAT GAGGAGTGTGCAAACTTCATCCGTCTGATTGAGCCATGGAATCGGACTCAGCTGTATGTCTGTGGGACAGGAGCTTACAATCCAGTCTGTACCTTTGTCAACCGTGGACGCAAACCTCAG ACATCCATGTATCTGCAGATGGCCCAGGCCAGAGGAAGGGCTAGCCGCGCAGCTGAATCCAGCGCGGTGCACGAGACACTTGGAGTAAAG GAAGAAATATTTCATTTGGAGCCGGGGAAAGTGGAATCTGGGAAGGGAAAGTGCTCTTATGACCCGAAGCTCAACAGCGTGTCTGCTTTGATCA atGGTGAACTGTACGCCGGAGTTTACGTTGACTTTATGGGAACAGACTCTGCCATTTTCCGTACTTTGGGGACAAAGACAGCCATGCGGACAGATCAGTATAACTCCAGATGGCTGAACG ACCCCACTTTCATCCACGTCCACCTCATCCCCGACAGCGCAGAGAGAAATGACGACAAGCTGTATTTCTTCTTCCGGGAGAAGTCCTCAGAGATGGGCCAGAGCCCTGTGACCCAGGCCCGAATAGGTCGCATCTGCCTG AATGATGACGGGGGCCACTGCTGTCTGGTCAACAAGTGGAGTACCTTCCTGAAAGCCAGGCTCATCTGCTCGGTGCCCGGGGCCGACGGCATGGAGACGCACTTCGATGAGCTCC GAGATGTTTACATACAGCCAACACAGGACACGAAAAATCCCGTGATATATGGAgtcttctctgtctctgg CTCCGTCTTCAAAGGCTCAGCAGTCTGTGTCTATTCCATGGCCGACATCCGCATGGTCTTCAATGGGCCCTTTGCCCACAAAGAGGGTCCCAATTACCAGTGGGTGGCCTACACTGGGAAGATCCCCTACCCTCGCCCTGGCACG tgTCCTGGAGGTACCTTCACTCCCAACATGAAGTCCACTAAGGACTATCCAGATGAAGTGATTAACTTTATGAGGAATCACCCAGCCATGTACAATGCAGTGTACCCAGTGCACAAGCGCCCCCTAGTGGTTAGGACCAACGTAGACTATGAATTCACCGCTATCACTGTGGACCAGGTGACTGCTGCAGACGGCAACTATGAAGTGCTTTTCTTAGGAACcg ACAAGGGGACAGTTCAGAAAGTCATTGTGCTGCCCAGAGATGATCTGCAGACCGAGGAGCTGGTCCTGGAGGAAGTGGAGGTTTTCAAG GTCCCTACTCCTGTAACAACAATGAAGATCTCATCCAAAAGG CAACAGCTGTATGTGTCATCTGCGGTAGGGCTAACACAGCTGGCTCTGCACCGCTGTGATGTGTACGGCGAGGCCTGCGCTGACTGCTGTCTCGCCAGAGACCCTTATTGTGCGTGGGACGGCAAGTCGTGCTCCCGTTACTCTGCCTCGCAGAAGAG GTCTGACCCATTTAGACGAAGCAGGAGGCAGGACGTCAAGTACGGGAATCCCATCCGCCAGTGCCGTGGCTTCAACTCCAACA CCAATAAGAACACTCTGGAGATGGTGCAGTATGGGGTGGAGGGAAGCAGTACCTTCCTGGAGTGTCAGGCCCGTTCTCCACATGCTGTAATCAAATGGCATCTGCAGAGAGATAATAGTGACCGCAGGAAAGAG ATGCGTTCTGATGGTCGGGTTTTGAAGACAGAGCAAGGTCTCCTCCTGCGATCGCTGCAGCCATCCGACTCCGGCATGTACCAGTGCTCGGCGACGGAGAAGAACTTCAAACACACGCTGGTGAAACTGCAGTTGGTGGTGTTGTCAAGCCGGGCTGTCAACAGCGTGCTGGTGGAGGGTGGGGGAGGGCTGGTGTCATCTTCTCTCCACTCCAGCAGCACCCAGTGGACCCCCAGTGGAGGCCAGTACAAAGACCTGCTGACCATCCTGAGCCAGCCAGAGATGAACCTGATCAATCAGTACTGCCAGGACTACTGGCAGTTTGGAGACCCGCTGCTGGGCGCCCTCAAGGCCAAAGACctgaaggagctgaaggagCACAAGAAGCCCCGCAACCGCCGGCATCACGGGGATGGGGAGGAGAacgaggagcaggaggaggaagagacatgA
- the LOC122767637 gene encoding semaphorin-3F-like isoform X3 — protein sequence MQLDCLWTVHALLALSSFALGNPLINDPLAAPRVFISFKELRSTGTAHHFAYLLNTSDYRILRMDEDHDRMYVGSKDHILSLDLHDINKEPHIIHWPVSERRRMECLVSGKDANEECANFIRLIEPWNRTQLYVCGTGAYNPVCTFVNRGRKPQEEIFHLEPGKVESGKGKCSYDPKLNSVSALINGELYAGVYVDFMGTDSAIFRTLGTKTAMRTDQYNSRWLNDPTFIHVHLIPDSAERNDDKLYFFFREKSSEMGQSPVTQARIGRICLNDDGGHCCLVNKWSTFLKARLICSVPGADGMETHFDELRDVYIQPTQDTKNPVIYGVFSVSGSVFKGSAVCVYSMADIRMVFNGPFAHKEGPNYQWVAYTGKIPYPRPGTCPGGTFTPNMKSTKDYPDEVINFMRNHPAMYNAVYPVHKRPLVVRTNVDYEFTAITVDQVTAADGNYEVLFLGTDKGTVQKVIVLPRDDLQTEELVLEEVEVFKVPTPVTTMKISSKRQQLYVSSAVGLTQLALHRCDVYGEACADCCLARDPYCAWDGKSCSRYSASQKRSDPFRRSRRQDVKYGNPIRQCRGFNSNTNKNTLEMVQYGVEGSSTFLECQARSPHAVIKWHLQRDNSDRRKEMRSDGRVLKTEQGLLLRSLQPSDSGMYQCSATEKNFKHTLVKLQLVVLSSRAVNSVLVEGGGGLVSSSLHSSSTQWTPSGGQYKDLLTILSQPEMNLINQYCQDYWQFGDPLLGALKAKDLKELKEHKKPRNRRHHGDGEENEEQEEEET from the exons AGCTGAGATCTACTGGTACTGCTCATCACTTCGCCTACCTCCTCAACACGTCAGACTACCGCATTCTGCGCATGGACGAAGACCATGACCGTATGTACGTGGGCAGCAAGGACCACATCCTGTCCCTGGATCTTCATGACATCAACAAGGAGCCACATATC ATCCACTGGCCAGTGTCTGAACGAAGAAGGATGGAGTGTCTTGTGAGTGGGAAGGATGCCAAT GAGGAGTGTGCAAACTTCATCCGTCTGATTGAGCCATGGAATCGGACTCAGCTGTATGTCTGTGGGACAGGAGCTTACAATCCAGTCTGTACCTTTGTCAACCGTGGACGCAAACCTCAG GAAGAAATATTTCATTTGGAGCCGGGGAAAGTGGAATCTGGGAAGGGAAAGTGCTCTTATGACCCGAAGCTCAACAGCGTGTCTGCTTTGATCA atGGTGAACTGTACGCCGGAGTTTACGTTGACTTTATGGGAACAGACTCTGCCATTTTCCGTACTTTGGGGACAAAGACAGCCATGCGGACAGATCAGTATAACTCCAGATGGCTGAACG ACCCCACTTTCATCCACGTCCACCTCATCCCCGACAGCGCAGAGAGAAATGACGACAAGCTGTATTTCTTCTTCCGGGAGAAGTCCTCAGAGATGGGCCAGAGCCCTGTGACCCAGGCCCGAATAGGTCGCATCTGCCTG AATGATGACGGGGGCCACTGCTGTCTGGTCAACAAGTGGAGTACCTTCCTGAAAGCCAGGCTCATCTGCTCGGTGCCCGGGGCCGACGGCATGGAGACGCACTTCGATGAGCTCC GAGATGTTTACATACAGCCAACACAGGACACGAAAAATCCCGTGATATATGGAgtcttctctgtctctgg CTCCGTCTTCAAAGGCTCAGCAGTCTGTGTCTATTCCATGGCCGACATCCGCATGGTCTTCAATGGGCCCTTTGCCCACAAAGAGGGTCCCAATTACCAGTGGGTGGCCTACACTGGGAAGATCCCCTACCCTCGCCCTGGCACG tgTCCTGGAGGTACCTTCACTCCCAACATGAAGTCCACTAAGGACTATCCAGATGAAGTGATTAACTTTATGAGGAATCACCCAGCCATGTACAATGCAGTGTACCCAGTGCACAAGCGCCCCCTAGTGGTTAGGACCAACGTAGACTATGAATTCACCGCTATCACTGTGGACCAGGTGACTGCTGCAGACGGCAACTATGAAGTGCTTTTCTTAGGAACcg ACAAGGGGACAGTTCAGAAAGTCATTGTGCTGCCCAGAGATGATCTGCAGACCGAGGAGCTGGTCCTGGAGGAAGTGGAGGTTTTCAAG GTCCCTACTCCTGTAACAACAATGAAGATCTCATCCAAAAGG CAACAGCTGTATGTGTCATCTGCGGTAGGGCTAACACAGCTGGCTCTGCACCGCTGTGATGTGTACGGCGAGGCCTGCGCTGACTGCTGTCTCGCCAGAGACCCTTATTGTGCGTGGGACGGCAAGTCGTGCTCCCGTTACTCTGCCTCGCAGAAGAG GTCTGACCCATTTAGACGAAGCAGGAGGCAGGACGTCAAGTACGGGAATCCCATCCGCCAGTGCCGTGGCTTCAACTCCAACA CCAATAAGAACACTCTGGAGATGGTGCAGTATGGGGTGGAGGGAAGCAGTACCTTCCTGGAGTGTCAGGCCCGTTCTCCACATGCTGTAATCAAATGGCATCTGCAGAGAGATAATAGTGACCGCAGGAAAGAG ATGCGTTCTGATGGTCGGGTTTTGAAGACAGAGCAAGGTCTCCTCCTGCGATCGCTGCAGCCATCCGACTCCGGCATGTACCAGTGCTCGGCGACGGAGAAGAACTTCAAACACACGCTGGTGAAACTGCAGTTGGTGGTGTTGTCAAGCCGGGCTGTCAACAGCGTGCTGGTGGAGGGTGGGGGAGGGCTGGTGTCATCTTCTCTCCACTCCAGCAGCACCCAGTGGACCCCCAGTGGAGGCCAGTACAAAGACCTGCTGACCATCCTGAGCCAGCCAGAGATGAACCTGATCAATCAGTACTGCCAGGACTACTGGCAGTTTGGAGACCCGCTGCTGGGCGCCCTCAAGGCCAAAGACctgaaggagctgaaggagCACAAGAAGCCCCGCAACCGCCGGCATCACGGGGATGGGGAGGAGAacgaggagcaggaggaggaagagacatgA